One genomic segment of Corynebacterium durum includes these proteins:
- a CDS encoding ABC transporter family substrate-binding protein, with protein MKNLPFFAPLVVACCCVAACSANPGPPPVEDPQEQTSTTSAPPADSAKNKADVIGIGIDPLTRGLNPHLSADDHAFVQALAALVLPSAFVQGEMNTDVLISAEEVEASESGAVQTLRYQIRQEAQWSDGTPITGADFRYLWAGMVSTPGAIDPAPYRAIKQIRVSNGGKTVEVDLSERVAQWQVLFNNLLPSHMFNTGTTFEQALATSIPASAGRYMVRSIDRPRGVVTLARNDRFWGAHPAATETLQFREVRTPTHGAEMLRSGQISFADLTPTETSLESLDLLPYTQVRTRDRDSRLELTMSVNSRILSDPELRHALTLLIDVPRVARLAAGRSTNLATADPLEQPSEEERAAARDTVVQAVKAKGPLRLAVDATDQTASAAAITIADLLRAEGIDVETVMGDMKEIAGTQLPRGDADAVISWNRVGSTPQVMASRYACPVVPTTVTASGTIQAPNSTGDANNAGTLMFSGNLSGLCLPDVQRKVTEAMAGTAAESDYTPFFEDIEHRERLRIPLMADRRLDVLGKNIIGPSEDLAQWPTGGQAGAFVTAPTWKSTGSIKAEDE; from the coding sequence GTGAAAAATCTGCCGTTTTTTGCGCCCCTCGTCGTGGCGTGTTGTTGTGTTGCCGCATGTTCGGCGAATCCGGGGCCACCGCCCGTGGAGGACCCACAGGAGCAGACCAGCACCACGTCCGCGCCACCGGCAGATAGTGCCAAGAACAAGGCGGATGTGATCGGCATTGGCATCGATCCGCTTACCCGCGGGCTGAACCCTCACCTCAGCGCCGACGATCATGCTTTTGTTCAGGCACTTGCGGCGCTGGTGTTGCCCAGCGCTTTTGTTCAGGGGGAAATGAATACAGATGTGCTGATCAGCGCCGAGGAGGTCGAGGCGTCGGAAAGTGGGGCGGTGCAGACGCTGCGTTACCAGATTCGTCAGGAGGCGCAGTGGAGTGATGGAACGCCCATCACCGGTGCCGATTTCCGGTATTTGTGGGCGGGCATGGTGAGCACTCCCGGTGCGATTGACCCGGCACCGTACCGCGCGATCAAACAGATCCGGGTGAGCAACGGGGGGAAAACAGTCGAGGTGGATTTGTCGGAACGCGTGGCGCAGTGGCAGGTGCTGTTTAATAATTTGCTGCCCAGTCACATGTTTAACACCGGAACTACCTTCGAGCAGGCGCTTGCTACCTCCATTCCGGCATCAGCTGGACGCTACATGGTTCGCTCGATTGACCGCCCCCGGGGAGTGGTCACGCTGGCCCGTAACGACCGTTTCTGGGGCGCGCATCCAGCCGCGACAGAGACCCTGCAATTCCGCGAGGTGCGGACCCCCACGCACGGGGCGGAAATGCTTCGCAGTGGGCAGATCAGCTTTGCAGACTTGACGCCCACGGAGACCTCACTGGAGTCGCTGGATTTGCTGCCTTACACGCAGGTCCGTACCCGCGACCGCGATTCCCGGCTGGAACTCACCATGTCCGTCAACTCCCGCATCCTCTCCGACCCGGAACTCCGGCACGCACTGACGCTGCTTATCGACGTCCCCCGGGTTGCGCGCCTCGCCGCCGGTCGCTCAACTAACCTGGCTACAGCGGATCCCCTGGAGCAACCCAGCGAGGAGGAACGAGCCGCCGCCCGAGACACCGTGGTGCAGGCAGTGAAAGCCAAAGGCCCGCTACGGTTGGCGGTGGACGCCACCGACCAGACCGCCTCAGCCGCAGCGATTACCATAGCTGACCTGCTGCGCGCTGAAGGAATTGATGTGGAGACCGTAATGGGCGATATGAAAGAGATCGCTGGGACGCAACTCCCGCGAGGTGATGCAGATGCTGTGATCAGCTGGAACAGAGTGGGGTCTACGCCGCAAGTCATGGCCAGCCGCTACGCCTGCCCCGTAGTTCCCACCACCGTGACAGCATCAGGCACCATTCAAGCCCCCAATAGCACAGGCGATGCCAACAACGCGGGCACTTTGATGTTTTCTGGAAACCTCTCCGGTCTGTGCCTGCCCGATGTGCAACGCAAAGTTACGGAAGCCATGGCAGGGACTGCCGCAGAAAGCGACTACACGCCCTTTTTCGAGGACATTGAGCATCGCGAACGCCTTCGGATTCCCCTCATGGCGGACCGTCGCCTTGACGTATTAGGCAAAAACATTATTGGACCGTCGGAGGATCTTGCGCAGTGGCCAACTGGTGGTCAGGCCGGTGCGTTTGTCACCGCACCTACATGGAAGTCCACCGGATCGATTAAAGCTGAGGATGAGTAA
- the mshB gene encoding N-acetyl-1-D-myo-inositol-2-amino-2-deoxy-alpha-D-glucopyranoside deacetylase has protein sequence MPSRDLVGARIVAVHAHPDDEAIWTGGLLADAAERGADVTVVTCTLGEQGEVIGETYQGLVADAADQLGGLRIAELRESLRYLGVRGEFLGGVGRWRDSGMVGDPANNHPRAFINSGDTAVEQLVHVLKRLRPHVVVTYGPDGGYGHPDHIRAHEITHAAIPRLPEEEQPQRIVWAVTSREDVDHGLAAIATIPEGWRWPGEGDIAAVEHSDFVLPLNEVAYSAKLRAMKAHATQLWIADGEVSHTNPHAARATVTDTTAAPTVFALSNLIAQPLPAREHYQLGYGLPCGASDTSIMAGLSW, from the coding sequence ATGCCATCACGTGATCTGGTGGGGGCGCGCATTGTCGCGGTCCATGCCCACCCCGACGATGAAGCAATCTGGACCGGCGGCCTACTCGCTGATGCCGCCGAGCGCGGTGCCGACGTAACCGTGGTGACCTGCACGCTTGGCGAACAAGGCGAAGTCATCGGAGAAACCTACCAGGGGCTTGTGGCGGACGCTGCGGATCAACTTGGGGGATTACGCATTGCGGAACTACGCGAATCCTTACGCTACCTGGGTGTTCGTGGCGAGTTTCTCGGCGGTGTTGGCCGATGGCGGGATTCCGGCATGGTGGGAGACCCCGCCAACAACCATCCCCGTGCCTTCATCAACTCGGGTGATACCGCCGTGGAGCAGCTTGTGCACGTTCTGAAGCGTCTTCGCCCGCACGTGGTGGTCACCTACGGTCCCGATGGCGGATATGGGCACCCTGACCATATCCGTGCCCACGAGATCACCCACGCGGCGATCCCTCGCCTCCCAGAGGAAGAACAACCTCAGCGGATTGTGTGGGCCGTTACGAGCCGTGAGGATGTGGATCACGGGCTTGCCGCCATCGCGACCATTCCCGAAGGATGGCGGTGGCCAGGGGAGGGGGATATCGCAGCTGTAGAGCACTCCGACTTTGTATTGCCCCTTAATGAGGTCGCCTATTCAGCTAAGCTTCGCGCGATGAAAGCTCACGCTACCCAGTTGTGGATCGCCGATGGGGAGGTCTCTCACACCAACCCGCATGCAGCCCGAGCAACTGTCACTGACACGACGGCTGCCCCCACTGTGTTCGCCTTGAGTAACTTGATCGCCCAGCCGCTACCAGCCAGAGAACACTACCAACTGGGATACGGGCTACCCTGTGGCGCGTCCGATACCAGCATCATGGCAGGATTGTCATGGTGA
- the fdxA gene encoding ferredoxin, whose product MTYVIAQPCVDVMDRACVEECPVDCIYEGKRSLYIHPDECVDCGACEPVCPTEAIFYEDDVPDEWVDYLDANAAFFDDLGSPGGAAKTGPQDFDPPLVAELPPQVED is encoded by the coding sequence ATGACTTACGTAATCGCACAGCCCTGCGTTGACGTTATGGACCGAGCCTGCGTTGAAGAATGCCCCGTGGACTGCATCTACGAAGGCAAACGCTCCCTCTACATTCACCCTGATGAGTGTGTGGACTGTGGAGCCTGCGAGCCGGTGTGCCCAACCGAAGCCATCTTCTATGAAGACGACGTGCCGGACGAATGGGTTGATTACCTTGACGCCAACGCTGCCTTCTTTGACGACCTCGGCTCACCTGGTGGTGCCGCAAAAACCGGCCCCCAAGATTTCGACCCGCCGCTCGTTGCAGAGCTGCCCCCACAAGTGGAGGACTAA
- the dapC gene encoding succinyldiaminopimelate transaminase produces the protein MTPPARTPLGAHLPDFPWDTLAEAKATAEQHPDGIVNLSVGTPVDEVAPSIQQALADAAAEPGYPQTVGTPELRRAIVEWLERRYAVTGLDESNVLPVIGTKEAIALMPTHLGVGPGHTVVIPEVAYPTYEVAALVSGARPQRADSLMQLGPASPTFMFINTPSNPTGKILGLGHLRKVVDWAHQRGTIVASDECYIGLGWEGEPLSILNPDVNDGNITGLLAIHSLSKSSNLASYRAGFIAGDAALIAELLEVRRHNGLMVPRPIQAAMIAALNDDTQEAIQRTRYAARRAKLKAALESAGFTIDNSEAGLYLWATLGEPARDTVDRLARLGILVAPGDFYGPRGSSHIRMALTGTDERIDAAVTRLATFDHSRS, from the coding sequence ATGACACCCCCGGCACGCACGCCGCTTGGCGCCCACCTTCCAGACTTTCCCTGGGATACTCTCGCTGAGGCCAAAGCCACCGCCGAACAACACCCCGACGGCATCGTCAACCTTTCGGTTGGCACCCCTGTCGACGAGGTGGCCCCGAGTATCCAACAGGCGCTCGCCGACGCGGCGGCGGAGCCGGGCTATCCCCAAACTGTGGGAACCCCTGAGCTTCGACGTGCCATCGTGGAATGGCTGGAGCGTCGATACGCGGTGACCGGGCTGGACGAGAGCAATGTGCTTCCCGTTATTGGCACCAAAGAAGCCATCGCACTCATGCCTACCCACCTCGGCGTGGGGCCAGGGCACACTGTGGTCATCCCCGAAGTTGCCTACCCTACGTACGAAGTTGCGGCATTGGTGTCAGGTGCGCGCCCGCAGCGTGCCGACTCTCTGATGCAACTCGGACCCGCGTCGCCGACCTTCATGTTCATCAACACCCCCTCCAACCCCACGGGAAAAATCCTGGGGCTCGGGCACCTGCGTAAAGTTGTTGACTGGGCGCACCAACGCGGCACCATCGTCGCCTCCGACGAATGCTACATCGGCCTGGGCTGGGAAGGGGAACCCCTCTCCATCCTCAACCCCGACGTAAACGACGGAAACATCACCGGTCTGCTGGCCATCCACTCTCTTTCCAAATCCTCCAACCTGGCGTCTTACCGCGCCGGTTTCATCGCAGGTGATGCCGCACTCATCGCCGAACTTCTTGAAGTCCGCAGGCACAACGGACTCATGGTGCCCCGACCCATCCAAGCAGCGATGATCGCCGCGCTTAACGACGACACACAGGAAGCCATCCAACGCACCCGCTATGCCGCACGACGCGCCAAACTCAAAGCGGCACTTGAAAGCGCTGGATTTACCATCGACAACTCCGAAGCCGGGCTGTACCTGTGGGCAACCCTCGGCGAACCTGCCCGCGACACCGTGGACCGTCTGGCGCGGCTCGGTATTCTTGTCGCACCTGGTGATTTTTATGGTCCACGTGGAAGTTCGCACATACGCATGGCACTGACAGGAACTGACGAGCGTATTGACGCCGCCGTGACCCGGCTGGCCACATTCGATCATTCCCGCAGCTAG
- a CDS encoding GtrA family protein codes for MEKYRNSIRQFLKFGIVGGSGTIVNLVITVLAKKISWWTAQISEHDVAMNLFGSQFNIRWFNIFAIIAFLVANLWNFQINRMWTFKAHGGGSWFKEFFSFLLAGIGALCVTQIMLVLLMNPTSPLALPSGIFDDSTGFRTKFYWASALSIIVAMPVNFIINKLWTFRGHKVVATEDPS; via the coding sequence GTGGAAAAATACCGCAATAGCATCAGACAATTCCTCAAATTTGGGATTGTCGGTGGCTCAGGCACCATCGTGAACCTCGTGATCACTGTCCTGGCCAAGAAAATTAGCTGGTGGACTGCTCAGATCAGCGAGCATGACGTGGCCATGAACCTGTTTGGTTCCCAGTTCAACATCCGGTGGTTCAATATTTTCGCCATCATTGCATTCCTGGTGGCCAACCTCTGGAACTTTCAGATCAACCGTATGTGGACGTTCAAAGCCCACGGTGGTGGCAGCTGGTTCAAGGAGTTTTTCTCATTTCTCCTCGCCGGAATCGGTGCACTATGCGTGACCCAGATTATGCTCGTTTTGCTGATGAACCCCACTTCGCCGTTGGCGCTTCCCTCCGGTATTTTTGATGATTCGACAGGGTTCCGCACTAAGTTTTACTGGGCTAGCGCGTTGTCCATCATCGTCGCCATGCCTGTGAATTTTATTATCAACAAGCTATGGACGTTCCGTGGCCATAAGGTCGTGGCCACGGAAGACCCCTCCTAA